A single window of Streptomyces griseoviridis DNA harbors:
- a CDS encoding 1,2-dihydroxy-3-keto-5-methylthiopentene dioxygenase encodes MTLLTTWPESGPETVVRRTADPAEIAEALRPLGVRYEQWPVREDVPFDADSETVFAAYGPEIEKLNAEEGFTTVDVLGLHPSDDPQFPAKAKAAREKFLQEHTHDDDDEVRFFVSGAGIFYLHVDGEVHAVYCEKGDLLGVPRGTTHWFDMGTRPSFTAIRFFHEEDGWIGSFTGSPIASRFPDHDTIAAGYARDRGAA; translated from the coding sequence ATGACCCTGCTGACCACCTGGCCCGAGTCCGGTCCTGAGACCGTCGTCCGCCGTACCGCGGACCCCGCCGAGATCGCCGAGGCGCTCAGGCCGCTGGGCGTCCGCTACGAGCAGTGGCCGGTGCGCGAGGACGTCCCGTTCGACGCGGACAGCGAGACCGTGTTCGCCGCGTACGGTCCCGAGATCGAGAAGCTGAACGCCGAGGAGGGGTTCACCACGGTCGACGTGCTGGGCCTGCACCCCAGCGACGACCCGCAGTTCCCGGCGAAGGCGAAGGCCGCGCGGGAGAAGTTCCTCCAGGAGCACACCCACGACGACGATGACGAGGTCCGCTTCTTCGTCTCGGGCGCCGGCATCTTCTATCTGCACGTGGACGGCGAGGTGCACGCCGTCTACTGCGAGAAGGGCGACCTGCTGGGCGTGCCGCGCGGCACCACCCACTGGTTCGACATGGGCACCCGCCCGTCGTTCACGGCGATCCGGTTCTTCCACGAGGAGGACGGCTGGATCGGCAGCTTCACCGGGTCCCCGATCGCCTCCCGCTTCCCCGACCACGACACCATCGCCGCCGGGTACGCGCGCGACAGGGGCGCCGCGTGA
- the mtnC gene encoding acireductone synthase — protein sequence MTASFAVDAVVLDIEGTTSATGFVVDVLYPYSRARFGALLAERGGEPAVARAIEQVRAELGDPGAGLDRVEETLHGWLDEDRKATPLKTLQGVIWAEGFAAGDLVAHFYDDVVPALRAWHAAGVRLYVYSSGSVAAQRAWFASSPAGDLLPLVSGLFDTENAGAKQEPGSYRRIAAETGVAPGRLLFLSDRPGELDAARAAGWLAVGVRRPGEPYFEQGVGDHVEAGSFDEISVSGSGSTV from the coding sequence GTGACCGCGTCGTTCGCGGTGGACGCCGTGGTGCTCGACATCGAGGGCACCACGAGCGCCACCGGGTTCGTGGTCGACGTCCTGTACCCGTACTCGCGTGCGCGGTTCGGCGCCCTGCTCGCCGAGCGGGGCGGCGAACCGGCGGTGGCGCGGGCGATCGAGCAGGTCAGGGCCGAGCTGGGTGATCCGGGTGCCGGCCTCGACCGGGTGGAGGAGACCCTGCACGGCTGGCTGGACGAGGACCGCAAGGCCACGCCGCTCAAGACCCTCCAGGGGGTGATCTGGGCGGAGGGGTTCGCCGCCGGTGACCTGGTGGCGCACTTCTACGACGACGTCGTCCCGGCGCTGCGGGCCTGGCACGCGGCCGGGGTGCGGCTGTACGTGTACTCGTCGGGTTCGGTGGCGGCGCAGCGGGCGTGGTTCGCGTCGAGTCCGGCGGGGGATCTGCTGCCGCTGGTGTCGGGGCTGTTCGACACGGAGAACGCGGGTGCCAAGCAGGAGCCCGGGTCGTACCGGCGGATCGCGGCGGAGACGGGGGTCGCGCCGGGCCGGCTGCTGTTCCTGTCCGACCGGCCGGGTGAGCTGGACGCGGCGCGTGCGGCGGGCTGGCTCGCGGTGGGGGTGCGGCGGCCGGGTGAGCCGTACTTCGAGCAAGGGGTCGGTGACCACGTCGAGGCGGGGTCGTTCGACGAGATCAGTGTGAGCGGGTCCGGGAGCACCGTATGA
- the mtnB gene encoding methylthioribulose 1-phosphate dehydratase, whose protein sequence is MSVDISDFDLAEAGAVLAAESARFASFGWMRGTSGNLSVVLARDPLRLAVTASGHDKGELTARDVVLVDGAGAAVAGGRPSAEAELHARVAALTGAGAVVHVHTVASVAVGHRSPEGIVFRDVEMLKGIGQPAHDVEVTLPVIANSQDMTVLGDRLEAAREPRMPAVVVAGHGLYVWGQSPRQARHHTEVVEWLLELELARR, encoded by the coding sequence ATGAGCGTCGACATCAGTGACTTCGATCTGGCGGAGGCGGGGGCCGTGTTGGCGGCGGAGTCCGCGCGGTTCGCCTCCTTCGGCTGGATGCGCGGTACTTCGGGCAATCTGTCGGTGGTGCTCGCGCGTGATCCGCTGCGGCTCGCGGTGACCGCGAGCGGGCACGACAAGGGTGAGCTGACCGCGCGGGACGTGGTCCTGGTGGACGGCGCGGGCGCGGCGGTGGCCGGTGGCAGGCCGTCGGCGGAGGCCGAACTGCACGCGCGGGTGGCCGCGTTGACGGGTGCGGGCGCGGTGGTGCATGTGCACACGGTGGCGTCGGTGGCGGTGGGGCACCGCAGTCCTGAAGGGATCGTGTTCCGGGACGTGGAGATGCTCAAGGGCATCGGGCAGCCCGCGCACGACGTGGAGGTGACGCTGCCGGTCATCGCCAACAGCCAGGACATGACGGTGCTCGGGGACCGTCTGGAGGCGGCGCGTGAGCCGCGGATGCCGGCGGTGGTGGTGGCGGGGCACGGTCTGTACGTGTGGGGGCAGTCGCCGCGGCAGGCCAGGCATCACACCGAAGTGGTGGAGTGGCTGCTGGAGTTGGAGCTGGCGCGGCGCTGA